Sequence from the Desulfonatronum sp. SC1 genome:
TTTACTTGTGAATTTCTTTATATCCCGAATGTTACCGCTTAAATCTCCAATGCTGCTATTGGCAATTAAATGAACATGGTTTGACATTATGACATAAGCACACAACTGAAAGCCTTTATTCTCTATTGCATAACGAAAACTATCCAATACGATATCCCGGTAAACTGAACGTGAAAAAATATCTACCCAATTTA
This genomic interval carries:
- a CDS encoding transposase translates to NWVDIFSRSVYRDIVLDSFRYAIENKGFQLCAYVIMSNHVHLIANSSIGDLSGNIRDIKKFTSKRIIDTIISIPESRREWLLSVFSIAALQHKRNSSYQVWTHENHAV